The sequence ACCGAGCAGTTTGCTGCGCGCGCCGAGCGCACTATCCGCGGGATCTGGCGGGATTTCCCACAGCATCTCCGAGACTGCCTTGCCGAGCCTCGTCATGTGTGCACGATACTTGCCGTAGGCTTGCGCATCCGCGTAGTCGAAGCACGCGATGTCGCGCGCCAGCTGCTCGCCTTCCGCGCGGAACACCAGGCTGCGGCCATTGCCATAGAGATGCAGCATAGGCGTCGGCACGACGATTTCGTAGCCGTGCTTCGCGAGTTCGAGTTCCTGAATGATGCGCGGTTGCAGCAGCGCCATCGTGTAGGAAGCGGTCGATACGCGATACCCCGGCCACACGGCTTCGCTGACCGCCGCGCCGCCCGCCAGCTCACGCCGCTCCAGCACGCACACCTTGAAACCCTTGCGCGCAAGATACGCCCCGCACACGAGGCCGTTGTGCCCTGCGCCGACGATCACCGCGTCGTGGTGTATGTTTGCCATGTCGCCTGTATCGCCCGGGTTACGCTCATTGATCCGTGGATGCTTCGCGCCGCTGCAGCGCCATGATGCCCAGACACATCAGGAGCGAGATCAGCGTGAGCATGGTCGATACGGCGGCCAGCACCGGCGACACTTCCCAGCGAATCGCGCTATACATCTTGACGGGCAGTGTCGTGGTCTGCGGTCCCGAGATGAAATACGCGACCACGACTTCATCGAAGGAAAGCAGGAACGCGAACAGCACGCTTACCGCGACCGATGCGCGTATCTGCGGCAATACCACCTGAAAGAAGATGCGCACGCGGCTCGCGCCCATCACGAGCGCGACGGCTTCCAGCGCGGCATCCGCGTGACGCAAGCCCGACCCGACCGCGATCACCACGAACGGCACGACAAGCACCGCATGCGCGAGCGCAAGGCCCCAGATCGTATTCACGAGCCCGAGCGTCGAAAACTGCTTGTAGATGCCGAGGCCCAATACCACGACCGGCACCAGCATGGGTGTGATCGCGAGCGTTTCGAAGATGCGCTTGCCGGGGAAGCGTGCGCGTGCGAGTGCGTACGCGCCAGGCACGCCGACCGCGATCGAGATCGCGGAGGCCACCAGAGCAACGATCACGCTCGTCACGCATGCGCCCCACCAGGCGGGATCGGCGAGAAGCTGCCTGAACAGATCGAGCGAGAAAGTCTTCGGCGGGAAAGTGAGTTCACTGCCGCCACCAAAGGAAATCGGCACGATGACGAGGCTCGGCAGCAGCAGGAACAGATAGCCGCACCATCCGCCTATCGTGCCCAGCACGCGCAACATGGCGCGCGAATCGCGGCGTTTCGCTTCGGGCCGGACGTAGGTGCTCCCGACCTCGGTTGCGGTATCGATCATGCGAGCGCCTCCCTGCCCTGCTGCACGCGTCCGAGCATGGCGATGAGGACGCCCGACAGCACGAGCAGCATCATCGCAATGGCGGCGGCGAGCGTCCAGTCGAGCGTCTGCCGGGTATAGAAATCGATCAGGTTCGCCAGCATCATGTCGCGCGGACCGCCCAGCAGCGCAGGTGTAATGTACATGCCCATCGAGAGCGTCAGGCACATCAGCACGCCTGCGATCACGCCCGGCATCGAAAGGGGCAGCGTAATGCGCGCGAAGATCATCCACGGGCCTGCGCCCATCAACTCGGCCGCGAACTTGAGGTTGCGGTTTTGCGTGGTGAGACTCGTGAGGATCGGCAGCACCATGAACGGCAGCAAATAGTTCGTCATGCCGATCACAACCCCGGTACGATTGAACACGAGTTCCGGATGCCATGCATCGCCCGAGAGCCAGCCCGCAATCTTCGCGATGAGGCCCGCACTTCCCAACACCACGGTAAAGGCATAGCTCTTGACGAGGATGCTGGTCCAGAACGGCAACATCACCATGACGAGATACGGGGCGCGCTTCGCGGTGGGCAGGCGCGCGAGATGCAGCGCGACGATATAGCCGAGCAGAAGACTAGTGCCCGTCGCGAACGAGGCGATCGCGAGCGTGCTGCCGAGCACGCGGCGAATCAGCGGATTGGTGAAGACCTGCTCGTAGCCGCGCAGCGTGAACGCATGCTCCCAGATGCTCGACCAACCGACCACGCCCAGCGGCCATAGAAAGAACACGGCCAGCAGCGTATAGAGCGGCAGCAACATCACGACGACGGTCTTCACATTGAGCGTATAGTTCATCGCGCGCCTCCTATCGCCTGCTTTGCCGGATTGCTCCGCTTAGGTGAGCATCCACGTCGTGAAGCGGTTTTGCAAGGCATCGTAGTGATCGCCCCACCAAGCATCGTTGATGATGATGCTGTTTTTATCGTGCATGTCGGGCATGCGTGCCTTTGCGGCGGCGGACACCAGCGGCATCGCAGCGGTCACATTCGGCGCGAATTCCACCATGTCGCAGAACGCGGCCTGACGGTCCGGGCGCAGACAGAACGCCACGTATTGCATCGCGGCCCGCGTGTTCTTGCCGTACTTCGGCACCGCGAGATATTCGAGGCTGTTGAGCGTCTGCTTCATCGACATCTGCACGGAGGTACCCGCGCGCTGTGCCGGCAGCACGCGGCTCAGATACGTGTAGGTGAAGTCAAGTTCGTTGCTGGCGATAAGCGTGACGGTCTCCGGCGTCGTCTCGATCCACTTGCGCACGGCGGGCTTGATGCGGTCCATCGCCTTGAACGCGCGTTCGACATCGAGCGGATAGAGCTTGTCGGGCGCGACGCCATCGGCAAGCAACGCCATCTCGAGGTTTTCGCTAACGCGCGGACGCAAGCCCCGCCGCCCCGGAAAACCCTTAACGTCCCAGAACTCGGCATAGGTCGTCGGCGGCTTTGCGCTTCGCTTCGGATCGAAGCCGATACCGCCAGCATACGAATACGTGCCGACGAAATCCTGTCCGGTCCTCGTGACCAGCCCGTCCGTCTTGACGATGGCCGGGTCGAGCTTTTCCCACATGCCCGCGCGCGATCCCGCCACGATCTGCGGCCCGATGCTGTCGAACACATCCCACGACACATTCTTCGACTCGACCTGCACCTTCATACGCGCCAGGTCCGCGCTGTTGACGAGATTCACCGCGATGCCCGTCTCTTTGGTGAATGGCTCGGCGAACGCGCCGCGAATCGCGGCTTCATACGCGCCGCCCCAGCACGTCACGCTGATGCTCTTCGACTGCGCGCGCACGATAGCGGGCGCACCGAGCAGCGCGACGCCCGCAAGCGCGGCCGCTTGCTGGAGGAACACGCGCCGTGGGCGAGGTTGCTGGTCGATGAGCTTTGATGTGTCGAGGTCGGGCGTTTTCATGATGGTTTCCACGATGGCACGTTGATCGGGGGATACCTTGAGTCGTTCGTCGTCTTCAGCCTGCAATCCAGATTGCTTTCCAGTCCATGTATTTGTCGAACGCGTGCATCGACTTGTCGCGCCCGAAGCCGGATTGCCTGAAGCCGCCAAACGGTGAGGACATGGTGCCGCGATCGAAGCAGTTGACCCACACCACGCCCGCTCGCAATTGCCGCGACACCTGCTGCGCACGGGCGATGTTGGAGGTCCACACGGCGGCGGCAAGACCGTAGATGGTGTCGTTCGCGACGCGCACCGCTTCTTCGGGCGACTCCACCGTGATTGCCGACAGCACCGGCCCGAATATCTCCTCTCGCGCGATGCGCATGTCGTTGCTCACGCGATCGAACACGGTCGGCTCGATGAAGTAGCCGCCCGATTCCGTGCGTGCCGCACGGCCTCCCGCGACGACGCGCGCGCCTTCCGCGCGTCCCGCATCGATATACGACATCACCGTTTCGTGCTGCGTCTGGCTGACGATCGCACCCATCTTCGTTGCGGGATCGAGCGGGTCGCCCGGCACCAGTTCGCGGGCGATCTTCGCCACGCGTTCGAGGAGTTCGTCGCGCACCGCCGCGTGTACGATGAGCCGCGAGCCTGCATTGCAAACCTGCCCACTGTTGGCGAAGATGCCGGCGGCGACGGCGCGCGCGGCGGCATCGAGATCGGGACAGTCGTCGAGCACGATATGCGGGCTCTTGCCGCCGCATTCGAGCCCGACGCGCTTGATGTTCGATTGACCCGAGTACTGCATGAAGAGCTTGCCCACAGCGGTCGAACCGGTGAAACCGATCGCATCGACATCCATGTGCAGACCGAGCGCGCGGCCCGCCGTCTCGCCGTAGCCGGGCAACACGTTGAGCACGCCCGCGGGCAGGCCGGCTTCCATCGCCAGCGCCGCAATGCGGATCGCTGTGAGCGGCGATTGCTCGGCGGGCTTGAGCACGACCGAGTTGCCGGCGGCGAGCGCGGGGCCGAGCTTCCAGCTTGCCATCGACAGCGGATAGTTCCATGGCACGACGGCGGCGACCACGCCGAGCGGTTCGCGCACGATCATGGTGGTGACGTCGGGCGCGGCGGGCGCGGTTTCGCCGTAGAGTTTGTCGATGGCTTCGCCGTACCACTGGATGCAGGTCGCGGAGCTTGCGATGTCGCCGTTATAGGCGTTGGTGATGGGCTTGCCGACATCGAGCGATTCGAGCAGCGCCAGTTCTTCGCGATGCTCCATTATCGACTGTGCAAACTTCAGCATGACGGCCTTGCGCCCGGCAGGCGCAAGGCGCGACCACACACCCGATTCGAATGCACGGCGCGCGCTTTGCACCGCAACATCGACATCTTCCGCACCGCATTCCGCGATGTCGGCGATGGTGCGTCCGGTAGCGGGATTCACCGTCGCGAAAGTCTTGCCCGACAGCGCAGACACGTGTTGTCCGTCGATGAACGCGCGGCCCTCGGGGCGAATCTCTTGAGCGCGTGCGCGCCACACCGATGCATCAGGAATGCTCACAGCGAAGCTCCTTAATTGATTGACTGGAATGCTTGCCTGCTGGTTATTTCCGCTACCGATGAAGCCCAGTGTACGGTTTCAAAACTATGAAAACCAATACTTTCTGATAAGGTTGTTCCTGCCTGAAAGTTATGGGTTTTCGCGAGGTCGGCCATGCTCAAAGTGCGTCATCTGGAGATATTCCGTGCGGTCGTCAAGGCGGGCAGCGTGTCGGCCGCCGCGCGTTTGCTGTATGTTTCGCAGCCTGCTGTCACCAAGACGCTGCGCATGCTGGAAGAAGAGATTGGGCTCACGCTGTTTCTGCGCGTGAAGGGGCGGCTCGTGTGCACGCCCGAAGCCGATGCGATCCTGCCCGAGATCGAGCGCCTGTTCGGCAGCGTGCAATCGATTGCCGAGACAGCGCGCGAGATTCAGCAAGGCCAGCGCGGCTCGATCCGCGTGTGCACGGTGTCGATGCTCGCGACCACCATCGTCGCTCGTGCGGTGGGAGAATTTCGCAAGACGCATCCCTATGTCGAATTCGACATACGCGCGCTGCCCACGCGACACGTGGTCGAGTACGTGAACAACAATCAGGCGGACTTTGGCATTCTCGATGTGGCCGCGCCTTCGGGCACGCTGGAAATCGAGGAGTTCTGTAGCGCGGAGTTGCGTTGCGTCGTGCGCAAGGAGCACGCCCTTGCGGCGCGAAAAACCATCACCCCCAAAATGCTTGACCGCGAAAAGCTGGCCACCTTCGGCGACGACACGCTGACCGGCTGGCGTCTGCGTGAAGCATTTCGCGCGCAAGGGCGCGTATTTACCAGCGCGTTCGTATCGAACAGCACGCCGGTCCTGTGCGCGCTCGCGCGTGAGGCCAACGCGGTCGCGTTAGTCGATCCATTCGCCTTGATGGGGGCCTCATTTCCAGAGCTCGTCGCGCGGCGTTTTTCGCCGGCAGTGCCTGTGGAGCCGCGTTTTCTGTTCGCGCCGGGGAGGCCGCGGTCGGTGATCGTCGATCAGTTCGTTGCGCAGTTGAAGGCAACGGCGCATGAACTCGCGATCTGAGCGTTGGACTAATTGTGCGACTCCATATACCAGCGCCATGCCGGCGCTAAGACAATCTTCTTACGCAGGCCGTGGACTTAGCAGTCGACAGTACCGCCGTGCAGTCTACGGCGAGTTAGCAGTAACTACCGATATCTTTTTGCAGCAGTCCCCGCGTTCCATTGCGACGCTCAATGCGCGAGGGTCCGCTGCGTTTGCGCCTGCTCCGCCTGCTTGCGCTTCTCTTGCGCCAGATGATGGCCCACCACACAACCACCTACAGCGCCGATGACTGCGTGATGCCCAGCGTAGTGGCCGGCTACGCCGCCCACAACAGCGCCTTTCAGGCATCCTTCGGCACCGGCAGCGCCAGCACATACAAGCAGGACACTTCCCACCAATACGGCAATCAGTCTTTTCATCGTTTAATTCGTCTGTTTTGAAAGTTGGCGACGTTTATAGCAGTCCAGCGGCTTCGTCTGCGGTGGAAAACCGCGGATCATGTTCGACCGCATGTAGTTCGCCATCAGCCCAGTCTGCCGGCTAGCGATAAGTTATAACGGCGAATCATGCCCGGCAGCAAAAAGAGATCGACGAACAGCCAGATACCAACGAGGCCGATAAAAACGAATCCGACTCCCGCGAATGCCAGTCCGCCACCGATCAGCGAAAGCATCAGTTGCACGATCGCGGTGACGGTCTTACCCGCATAAAACCGATGTGCGCCCAGATAGCCGAGAAAGAACCACAGAAGGAAAGCGAGCACAATGCTCTTCTTCTGCGCGTCATACATCATCATCTGGCGGGATACATCACTCATGAAAGTATTCCTCAATAACCGTTCATCAAAAATAGCGACATCACCGCGAACGGATGTCTTCTATCGGTAGCGAGCCAACAACGCCTGGTACCGGACGTCTTCGCGCATCGTCGCAAACTCCGGCGCGGCATCGAGCTTGTCGAAACCTTTGAACCCCTGCCGGAACGCTTCGTTCAGGTGATCGATGACGGCATCCTGATCCCCCCGGCGCGCAGCCAGTTCAGCCTGATCAAATTCCGACGAGCGCGCGGGACCCGGCTGCCCGACGTCCACCGCTGGCGGCGCCTGCGGCACTGGTGCAGGCTTGTCGACCAAGGCTACGGGCGTCGCCACCGACGGCGACACAGCTTGCTTCGGACTCTCCTCAGGCCCCGCTACGACTGCTCCGGCGGCTTTCCCGTCGGACTGCGGCACGACTTGCGCGGCAGTCGCGTCACCCACCCGGTCGTAATACACGCTTCCGACCACCGGCACGTCGAAATGCATGCGATCCGGACCGTCGAAAAAGAACGAGACGCCGACGCCATACGGCAACTCCAGCAGGGTCTCGCCTCCTTTCTGCCTGATTGCATTCAGCGGAATGCGCGTGTCCGTCCCCGGCATGGACACGGCCTCTTTGCTGATCACGATGTCAGGACCGATCGGAAGATGCGCGCTGAAGAACGTCTGACGCTCCGCCTGCCAGTGTCCGATGATCGACGGCCGCTCCTGTCGTGAACATGCGACGAGTTGCACTCCGCACGCCACGCTCAGCAGGACGTGACTCAGCTTCATGTCGTGGCCGGACGACGGTATTTATTCACCAGCGTCTCGAAGCGCGGATCATGACGAACGACGTCGAGATCGGGATCCTTCTCCATCGCGTCAAAGTACTGGAAGCCGTTCAGGAAACTCGCCTCGAAGGCTTTGAGCGCATCGTCGGTGCGGGATTGCTTAAGCCGCAGCACGCCCAGGTTGTAATACACGAGTGACTGCTTCGGGTCGCGCGCCTGCGCGGCGTTCAACTCTTTTTCGGCGTCGTCGAGCTTGCCCTGCGCCATGTCGGCGATGGCGACCTTGATCATCTCCTTCGCCGCCGCGCGATTGCTCGCACTTTCCGCACCCGCCGCATCGCCGCTCGTGAGTTGTTCGTCCCCCGCCTTGCGATCCGCCGCGATGTCCTCGGCGGGAGGCGCGATACCGCCAGCCTCGGACGCTCCTTGAGCAGCTACAGTCGCCGCTGGCACGCTCGCTGCGATAACGGCCGACGTGCTCGCCGAGGCCACCTCGGCGGCCGGCGCGCCGCCCTGCGCAGCTTGCACCTCTTCCTGCGCCGCCTTGTGAGCGTGGATGAAGTAGAAAGCCGAGCCTCCGCCAATCACCAGCGCCGCCGCGCCAACGATCGCCGCGATCACCGGCGGCTTCGTTTTCTTGACGCCGCGGTCGTTTGGCGGATACGGATCGAGCAAGCCCTTGCAACTCGGGCAATGAAGATCCTCACCCGGCGCACGCTCGATGATCTTGTTACTCATGCCGACTTCGCAGTCGCCCAGCGACGGGCATTTGTACGTTGCCATGTTCTTTACTCCGCCTTAATTCGTTCGATGTTGCGCCACGCTCAGGCAGCCTGCGCCGCCGTGCCTGGCAAGCCGATGATGTCGCGAATCTGGGGCTTCAACGCGACGATCGCCTTGTAACCGGGGTCGTCGGTATAGCCGCCCGATTCTTCGAGGGTCTTGCGCGCGAATGCATCGAAGCGTTTGATCAGATCGCTCTTGTCGTCCCGATGCTGCAGCGCGCTGGCGATATGACGGGTCACTTCCGTCTCCACGAGCTTCTGGAGATCATCCTTCTGATCGCCATCGAAGACCGCGGACCAGGTCCGTCCGTTAAGCACGCGATCGGTCGGCAGGCCGTCGTCCTCGTAGACGAAGATCCATTCGGTCTCACCCGTCGTGCGGTTCTCGCGCGAACGGATCATGTCGAGCAGATGAGCGACCAGACGGTATGGCTTGCGCTTCGCCTGCGACGCCGCTTCGGCGGCCGTGCGCGCGTAGAGCGGCGGGAGGCGCTTGCCGTCGCCGCTGCTATGCAGCAGGTGCGATTCGTTGAAGTCGGTAAGCAGACCGTCGTAGTGACGCTTGAGCATCGGCAAGGATTCGACGAAGCGCACCGGCATCAACGAAGCGATCTTCATGATGACGATTTCATTCGACAGCTTGCCCGTCTCGACGACCGTGTCCGACGCGGAATCCTTCTGCTCTTCGAACATGCGCTTGAGCGTTGCGTGGAAAGTCTTCTGGCTTTCGCATTCGGGTAAAAACACTGCAACCGTTTTCGCCGTGCCGACAGAGCCGCCCTGATTGTTCGCCACGGCGCGGTCCGTTTCGGTCTTGTTGTACTGAAGCATCGTGCCGGACTTCTCATAGAGTTCCGACACGAAGTTCTTCAGGCCGCCCGGGTTCGCGTCGTACTGCTTCTGCAAGCGCTCGACGATATTGACGTGCAGCACCGGCTGAAGCGTTTTCGCGATCTCCGTGTGCGCCAGCTCGACGATGACAGCCGACGCCTGCGAGATGGTCGAGATGATCGCGCCGAGTGACACGCCGCGCACCAGCTTGTCGAAAGAATCGACCTCGGTGCCCGCGAGCTCGATGATTGACTGACGCACCTTCTGTGTCCGCGCGATCTGCGCCTGCTCGTCGACGATCAGCGCTTTCATCACGCTGCCGATCGCATTGCGGTCGAAGATGCGGTCCTGATGGATTGCGTCGGTGCTCGCGAGGCGCGCCGCCTGTTCGTCGTGCACCTGCTCGGTCGCCGCAGCGAGATTTTGATGCAGCGCGTCGATCAGTCCGCGCAGCGACACGAGTTCATCCTTGATGAACGGAATCAGCCCGCACGCGAAACGCTGACCTTCGATCAGCGTGCGCAGCGCGAAGAGATCCTGATATTGCATCGCCATCTCGGTGAACAGGCCGCCGCGCTTGTCGGTGAGATGCTTGCCGAGAAAGCCCACCTGGTTGAACTGGCTGTTCAGCTCGTCGATGCGCTTGACGATCGCCTGTTCCTTGGCGGGTCCCTTCGTCACTTCTTCGTTAAAGAGTGCGAGGCGCTCGCCCAGCATCGCCACCAAAGCGTCGACGAATTGACGCAACTGAATGAGCGAATGCGTGCCGATCTTCCAGTCCGAGAACAACTGCTTCTCGATCTGACGGCTGACATGCCGGGCCATTTCCAGGCGTGCGTTCGCCTTGATCTCATAGAACTTGCGCACGCCGCCCATCGTCCGGTACGTCTCGTCGAAGACCTTGGCGAGCCGCGAACTCATCGCGTGAACCCACGTGGTCTGTTCGAGCGTCTGGTCGGCGCGAATCTCCGGCGCGAGGCGGCTCACGATCTGCTTCCAGTATTCGTGCGCGGGCTTCCACATCGTGTTCTTCGCGTCGTCTTCCAGAATGCCGCTCTCGAGCGTCAGGTGCGTATCGCTCAGCAGCAGCTTCTGGAACACATCGGGCTTGCGCGCCTCCGAACCCCAGTCTTTCTGGACAGGCTCGTCGGCATAACCTTCGCCCTGACGGAAATTGTTGAACATGAGCTGACGCGTGGCCTGCTCCGCGAAGCCATAGGCGAGGTATTCCTTGATCTCCTGCTCCGGCACGACGATGCGCTCGACGCCGAACGACAAAAACAGCTTGGCGCGCGCCTTGCCGATCTCGTCCTCGGACTCAAAATTCTTGATATCGTTCTCGCCCTTCTCCGCGCGGCCGAGCCCTTCCCATTGCTTGTTGAGTGTCTTCTGATAAATGAACTCCGCCACGATGCGCGGCAGTTCAGTATCGACATCGAACTGCAGGTTATGCTCGTTGACGTTGTTGACGAGATAGCAGCCGTTGAAATAGGTGTCGTGACTCATCGGCGATCCGTCGAGCACGCTGCGCGGATGATATTGCCCCACGGCCATCGCGTTGAGTTCCGCGAGCGCTGCATAGCCGTTCGCATAGTAGTTCGAGAATCCGGCCACATTGCGCACGCGCTTCGAATCTTTCTCCGGCAACAGTGCGTAGATCAGGATGCGATGCAGATCGGCCTCGGCGTACTTGTTGCGGATCAGCGCGACGGCATCGACGATCGAACCGCTGCCCGTGCCCCCCGCGAGACCGCAAACGATATGAATGGTCACGCCCTTGCGTCCCGGCCCCTGCTCGAGCACGCGCATGCGGTCCTCGACCGCCTTGACGAATTGCGCGGCATTCTGCGCGAACACCAGCCTTCCGAGCTTGCGGCGCTGCGCCGCGCCCGCGATGCCCGGCTTCACGAAATCGAAGACGCTGCGCGGCTCGATCCAGTCGCTAAGACCGGGGAACGATGCAGGATCGTCCAGCACGGGACGCACGTTGCTGGCCGTGTTGATGACGTACTGGCTGCGCGCCAGCTCGATATCTTTGCCCAGTACGCGCCATTCGTCGTGCTTGTCGAGCTCGTCGGTGGACGTGTCGACATACAGATATTCGAAGCGCGCTTCCGACGGCGAATTGCCCTGCACATCGCGATCGCGCTCGACCGTCTTGCGCAGATTACGGATGATCTTGCCGCCCGATCCGCCGAGGCCAATGATGAGGTGGTTATGTTCCATATGTCAGCTCGTTCGTTTTCCCGGTTCGCCAATGTCGGCAATGTCACTCGTGGGCGAGGTTGATCTTCAGATAGAGATTGGCATCAGACGTGGCAGCCGGTTTGACCACGTAAGAGGCGACCTGGCCTCCCGTGGCGGGCGCGGAGTCGTCACTGAATGCGATGCCCTTCGCCGCATAGCCCGTGTCCGCGGCGGCGGTCGTCGTCGCTGTCGTGCAGGCGGCCCTGTCCTCGGCGGCGAATGCGATACCCTTTGCCGCATAACCCGTGTCGGCGGCCGCTACTTGCACCGCCGCGTCGGACGACGATGCGGGCGCGGGTGCGTCCGCCGTCAGCGCGCCGGGATTGGGCGTGCATGCTTGCGCAACGGATGGAACCGGCGTCGAAACGAAGTCGGGCGTATAGCCAGACACGCGCTTGCGTAGATCACCCCCGACCGGCTGGGGCGACAGATACACCATCAGCTTTTCCATGCCGGGCTTGTTGTCGAATACGAACGAGCCGCGCGCCGGGAGGAACACGACGCCCATTGCGTCGACGAAGTTGTCCTGCGAGGGCTGCGGATAGATTTGCGTGATCGAGCCGTCGGGTCCTTCGTTGAGGATGTACACATATGACGGATTGTTGACCTTCACGCCGAGCTGGAAGTGCTCACCGCTCTTGAACACGCGGCGCGCGAGAACATCGCGTGTCGAGCCATCGGGCTGCTTGAGCCTGATGAAATAGCTGGCGCCGACGTTCGCGATTTTCTTGCGGGAAGACACTTTCACCACGTGGGCCGTCTGCGCGTGAGCCGTTGCAGGCTGAGCGGATTGGTTGTCCGCAACGGCGGTGGCGTCGCCCGTGGATGGCGCCGGAGAAGTCGCGACGGTGCGCAGACTATCGTCCTCACCGAAGAAGAGCGACTTGGCGGTATAGCCATCTTCGGCCATGGCATGGCTTGCGAGCGTGGCAAGCGCTAGCGCGGCAAAAGCGTGACGCATGATGAGTCTCCGGAATGCTGAAGGAAGCTGTTGTGGAAAGTGCGTTTTACTGAAGATCGTTCTGGTCCGGCGGAATCGTCGACCACTCGCGAGGCACCTGATGGCGTTCGCCCTTCGATACTTCCTGTGCCTTCTCCGATGTGAAACGGCTGGCATCGCGAAACGCTGGCGCGAGTTGCCCGTGGTAGTGATCCAGGTAGGCGAACAGCGATTGTGTGAAGAACGAACCCTTCAAAACCTGGTCGTGCGCGAGCGGACTTTCGAATGTGCCGTTCTTTGGGCCGAGCGATTCTTCGTTCGGACTGGTCGCGGTGATGATGTTGTAGCCCGCGCGGCTGCGGTCGATCACAGTGCGCGCCTTTTGCGTCCCGCCGGTTTGCTGCACGCCGTCGTCCGAGAACCGAATGCCCTTCGACGTATAGGAGTCGCCGGTCCACGACGCGAGCGAGATGCCTTCGTACTCGTTACGGTTGCCATTGGTCCGCCGCACATAAGCGGCGCCTTCGTCGACGATGTCATTGAGCATGTCGCCGCTATAGCATGTGTCGATCACCACTCGCGTGACATGACTTGGTTTGCGCGCGAGATCCTGAACGAGCGTGTCGGGCACCGCATGCTGCTGAAAGTGCAGGATGATTTCCGGGCCGTCGTTCGAACGAACTGTCTCCTCGTTGCCCGAGTCGTAAGCCATGATCGACATCTTGCGTTTGTCGCCCGGCACCGGCACTGGCATGTTGCCGTGACTCGATACATAGATGAAGACGTCGTCGTTCGGGCGAATCTGCTCATTCAGGCGCGCGATGGCGGCTTCGATGTTGGCTTTCGTCGCCTGTTGATTGAGCAGTGCAGTCACGCGATAACCCGCGCGCTCAAGGTAGTGCTGAACGACCTCGGCGTCATCCGCGCCTTGAATATCGGGCAGGT is a genomic window of Paraburkholderia sp. PREW-6R containing:
- a CDS encoding tubulin-like doman-containing protein; its protein translation is MEHNHLIIGLGGSGGKIIRNLRKTVERDRDVQGNSPSEARFEYLYVDTSTDELDKHDEWRVLGKDIELARSQYVINTASNVRPVLDDPASFPGLSDWIEPRSVFDFVKPGIAGAAQRRKLGRLVFAQNAAQFVKAVEDRMRVLEQGPGRKGVTIHIVCGLAGGTGSGSIVDAVALIRNKYAEADLHRILIYALLPEKDSKRVRNVAGFSNYYANGYAALAELNAMAVGQYHPRSVLDGSPMSHDTYFNGCYLVNNVNEHNLQFDVDTELPRIVAEFIYQKTLNKQWEGLGRAEKGENDIKNFESEDEIGKARAKLFLSFGVERIVVPEQEIKEYLAYGFAEQATRQLMFNNFRQGEGYADEPVQKDWGSEARKPDVFQKLLLSDTHLTLESGILEDDAKNTMWKPAHEYWKQIVSRLAPEIRADQTLEQTTWVHAMSSRLAKVFDETYRTMGGVRKFYEIKANARLEMARHVSRQIEKQLFSDWKIGTHSLIQLRQFVDALVAMLGERLALFNEEVTKGPAKEQAIVKRIDELNSQFNQVGFLGKHLTDKRGGLFTEMAMQYQDLFALRTLIEGQRFACGLIPFIKDELVSLRGLIDALHQNLAAATEQVHDEQAARLASTDAIHQDRIFDRNAIGSVMKALIVDEQAQIARTQKVRQSIIELAGTEVDSFDKLVRGVSLGAIISTISQASAVIVELAHTEIAKTLQPVLHVNIVERLQKQYDANPGGLKNFVSELYEKSGTMLQYNKTETDRAVANNQGGSVGTAKTVAVFLPECESQKTFHATLKRMFEEQKDSASDTVVETGKLSNEIVIMKIASLMPVRFVESLPMLKRHYDGLLTDFNESHLLHSSGDGKRLPPLYARTAAEAASQAKRKPYRLVAHLLDMIRSRENRTTGETEWIFVYEDDGLPTDRVLNGRTWSAVFDGDQKDDLQKLVETEVTRHIASALQHRDDKSDLIKRFDAFARKTLEESGGYTDDPGYKAIVALKPQIRDIIGLPGTAAQAA
- a CDS encoding DUF4384 domain-containing protein, whose product is MRHAFAALALATLASHAMAEDGYTAKSLFFGEDDSLRTVATSPAPSTGDATAVADNQSAQPATAHAQTAHVVKVSSRKKIANVGASYFIRLKQPDGSTRDVLARRVFKSGEHFQLGVKVNNPSYVYILNEGPDGSITQIYPQPSQDNFVDAMGVVFLPARGSFVFDNKPGMEKLMVYLSPQPVGGDLRKRVSGYTPDFVSTPVPSVAQACTPNPGALTADAPAPASSSDAAVQVAAADTGYAAKGIAFAAEDRAACTTATTTAAADTGYAAKGIAFSDDSAPATGGQVASYVVKPAATSDANLYLKINLAHE
- a CDS encoding caspase family protein, which produces MKRLIARLACLIAPVLLSACAASSLPGFQNAYRAYNVPEPLVQQIKLKFATHGLTQASVARDNTGRIQLIGTYRDEDQVDTAFLIVQSIVGIKSTSPFYPEHVLKKRWDTEAGKALAAYNRAQAEKATQPVKRALVVGINHFADPYHLPDIQGADDAEVVQHYLERAGYRVTALLNQQATKANIEAAIARLNEQIRPNDDVFIYVSSHGNMPVPVPGDKRKMSIMAYDSGNEETVRSNDGPEIILHFQQHAVPDTLVQDLARKPSHVTRVVIDTCYSGDMLNDIVDEGAAYVRRTNGNRNEYEGISLASWTGDSYTSKGIRFSDDGVQQTGGTQKARTVIDRSRAGYNIITATSPNEESLGPKNGTFESPLAHDQVLKGSFFTQSLFAYLDHYHGQLAPAFRDASRFTSEKAQEVSKGERHQVPREWSTIPPDQNDLQ